GACGGGGTTGATGGCGTCGATGATGGAGTGCGTGACGTGGACGAACTCCAGTTCGCAGCGCTCGCCGATGGGCATCGTGCCGCCGGCCTTCATCTTCACGAGTTCGTTGTCGACGCCGAACTTCTGCTCGCCCTCGATTTGGCCCTTCACCAGTTCGATGGTGAACGGGGACGCGACGATGGGCGCGTCGTACCGGTGGGCGAGCTTCGAGAGCGCGCCGATGTGGTCGAGGTGGCCGTGGGTCGGGACGATGGCCTGCACGTCGCCCTCGAGGTCGGACATGACGCGGTCGTCCGGGATGGCGCCCATGTCGATGAGGTCGAGGCTGTGCATCTTCTCGGTCTCGACGTTGTCGTGGATGAGGACCTGCGAGAGGTTGAGGCCCATGTCGAAAATCACGATGTCGTCGCCTGCTCGGACGGCAGTCATCTGCCGACCGACTTCCTCGTAACCGCCGATGGTTGCAATCTCGATTTCCATAGTTGGAATCACTGAAATCCGCGTTTTCGCGCGTATTGAAACAGCCGCGGGCTGGCGGCGACCGACTCCGGCGTCTCGCAGCCGTCAGCCGTCGTCGCGTGAACGCCCGCGACGCTGCTCTTATCGACCGTACGCTCCGCGGTGTTAAAAACAACGGGGATTGGCCGGCTGCGCCTGTGAACCACCACAACACACAACACAGTTCGCTTCGTTGACTGGAGCGCATGTCGAACGCGACGTTCCACGTCTACGAGGACTCGGCCGGACAGTACCGCTGGCGACTCGTCCACCGCAACGGCAACATCATCGCGGACTCCGGCGAAGGGTACGCCTCCAAGCAGAAGGCCAAACAGGGCCTCCGGAGCGTGCAGGACAACGCCGCGGACGCCGACGTGGTAGAGGAGAAACCGCCCGAACAGTAGCCCGCGAAACCCGGTTCAGCCGTCGATGCGAGTGCCGGCGTCCCGCCCCGCGAGAAAGTCGTCGAGGTCGTCGGGGCCGAAGACGAACGCCGGCGACCCGAGGCCGAGCAGCGCCTCCACCTTCGCCGCCATCCCGCCGGTCACGTCCGTCGCGTCGCTCTCGCCGAGCGCCGCCGCCGCGTCCTCGTAGGCGGTAATCTCGGGAATCACGTCGCCGTGCTGGTCGAGGACGCCGGGGACCGTCGAGCAGAGGCCGACGCGGTCCGCGACGAGTCGGTCCGCGAGGCGGACCACGAGTTCGTCGCCGCTCACGATGGTCGCGCCCTCGCCGGCGTGTGCGAGCACGTCGCCGTGGAGCACCGGCACGAACCCCTCTTCGAGCATCGCGTCCAGTTGCCCGGTCGGCAGGAACAGGTGCCCGTCCTCGCCGCGGAACCCCGCGGAGAACGGGTGAACGGGAACCGCCGGCACGCCCGCGTCTGCGAGCGCGTCGACGACGGCCTCGTTCAGGTCCTCCATCGCGCCTGCGATGTCGCGGACGGCCGCGGCGTCCTTCGTCCCCTCCGTGCTCGACACGCCGTGCTCGGCGGCGTGCGGGTGGCCGAAACTCCCGCCGCCGTGGACGACCACGAGGTCCGAGACGCCCGAGTCGGCGACGGCGCCGGCGAGGTCGGCGAGGCGGTCGGTCGCCACCGTCTCAGGTTCGTCTTTCTCCGTGACGACGCTCCCGCCGAGTTTCAGGACGACGGTCACTCGACGCGCACCCCCTCGGTCGCGAGTTCGGCGCGGAACGCCTCCTCGCAGTCCGGCGTCAGCGACAGCGCCGTCACTGACCCGCCGTCGTCGTCCAGCGCGACGATGGAGCCGCCGCCGCCCGCGCCCGTGAGCTTCGCACCGACGGCGCCGCCGTCGCGGGCCGCCCACACCATGTTGTCCAGTGTCCGCGCGGACACGCCGAGCGCCGACAGCAGGCCGTGGTTGAAGTTCATCAGGCGCCCGAGCGTCTCCACGTCGCCGTCGGCGAGCGCTCGCTCGCCCTCCCGGACGAGGTCGCCGACCGTCTCGACGGTGTCCGCCGCGAACTCGAACTCGTCGCGGAGCGCGCGAACCCCGGACACCAGTTCGCCGGTGTCGTGGCTCGTGCCGTCGTAGCCGACGACGAACGGGAGGTCCGGTGCTTCCAGCGTCGTGCAGTCGTCGCCCTCGACGCGCACCGCGCCGCCCATCGCCGAGCAGAACGTGTCTGCGCGGGACGCCTGCCCGTCCTGTACCTCGTGTTCCACGCGGTACGCGCGGTCGGCGACCTCCCGGGTGTCGAGTTTCACGCCGAGTTCGCGGGTCGCCGCGTCGATGCCCGCCACCGCGACGGCGGCGCTCGACCCGAGCCCCGCGCCGAGGGGAATCTCGCTCTCTATCTCCACGTCGAAGCCGGCGTCCGGCCGCCCGGCGGCGTCCCGTGCCTGCGCGACCGCCTCGTCGACGTACCCGGTCGCCGCCTCGACGAGCGGCGTCGGCACGTCCACGTCCGGCCCGTCGTCGCTCGCGTTGCCGTACTCCACGGTGAAGCCGTCGATGGACAGCGCGTCCGCCGACACCCGGAGGCGGTCGTCGTCGCGCTCCGAGACGGTTACCCGCGCCCGGCGCTCGATGGCACACGGCACCGCCGGCTCCCCGTAGACGACGGCGTGCTCGCCGAAGAGGTACACCTTCCCCGGCGCACTCGAAGTCGTAGTCATACCTCCCGGTGTGACCCGTGCCGTTACAGAAGTTCCGGAACGCGACGCCCGCCCCGCGCTTATTGCCCTCGGACGCGAGGACAGGGTATGCGTCCAGTCATCGACCACGTCCCGTTCGCCGGCGCCAGTCACGACGCGCTCGTCGAACGCTTCGAGACAGCGGGGTTCTCCCCCGACTACGGCGGCGAACACCCCGACGCAGGCACCGAGATGTCTGCGCTCGTCTTCCCCGACGGCTCCTACCTCGAACTCGTCGCACCGACCCGCGACGACCCCGCGTGGTGGGGCGACTTCTTCGAATACGGCGACCCCGTCGCCGGGCCGAGCGACTGGTGTATCGAGTCGGGGAGCGTCCACGCCGAGTGCCAGCGCGTCATCGACCACGACGTGGAAGTCCACGGCCCCAGCCACGGGAGCCGCGAGCGCCCCGACGGCACGGTCGTCGAGTGGGACAACGCCTTCCTCGGGCCGCCCGACGAACACCTCCTGCCGTTCGTCGTCACCGACCGCACGCCCCGCGAGTACCGCGTCCCCGACGCCGACAACTACGGCGCCCCCGTCTCCGGAATCGACTGCGTCGTGCTCGCGACCGAGGACTTAGAGAGCGCGGTCGACCGATTCCGACGACTCTACCGCTTCCCGAACCCCGAGTACGACTACGACGACGCGTTCGGCGACCTCGCGTCGTTCCCGGGACAGGACGTGGTGCTCTGCGAACCGACCGACGGCGAACTCCGCGAGCGCGTCGACCGATTCGGGCCGTGTCCCGCGACCGTGCTCCTCACCGCAGACGTAGACGACGCCGTCCACCAGCACCCGCTCGACGGCGGACGCGAGTGGTTCGAGCGGCGCGTTCGAATGGTCGAAGGGCTCGCTCCGCACCTCGGCGTCGTCTCGCGGAACTGAACGGCTGCGCCGCTGCGCGGACGGAGAAACGAAAAGTACGAACGTCGAAATACGGGCTTAGAGGCCGTCCTCGAAGTCCTCGAGGGCGTACGTCGGCTCCGCGCCGCGGCGGTCCAGCGTCTCGTTGGCGAGCAGCCAGTAGACGACGGACAGCGCGCGTCGGCCCTTGTTGTTCGTCGGGACGACGAGGTCGACGTTGCTCGTCTGGTTGTTCGAGTCGCACATCGCAATCACGGGGATGCCGACCGTGATGGCCTCCTTGACGGCCTGGGAGTCACCGATGGGGTCGGTGACCACGAGGACGTCCGGCTCGATGTAGCCGTCGTACTGCGGGTTCGTCAGCGTCCCCGGGATGAAACGGCCGGTCCGGGCGCGCGCGCCGACCGCTTCCGCGAACTTCTCCGCGGGGAAGCGACCGTACTGGCGGCTGGACGTGACCAGAATCTGCTCGGGGTCGTAGTTCGCGAGGAAGTCCGCGGCCGTGCGGATACGGTCGTCCGTCTTCGACACGTCCAGCACGTACAGACCGTCGGTACGGACGCGGTGGATGAACCGCTCCATGTCGTTGGTCTTCTGCTGGGTGCCGATGTGGACGCCGGCGCCGAGGTAGTCCTCGACGGGGATGAGGAGGTCGGCCTCCTCGTCGCTCATGACGTCCTCCGTGGCCGTCGACTCCGGCTCGGGTTCTTCGCTCGTCTGTTCGTCTGTCTGGGCCTCGCTCTCGGTCGCTTCCTCGGCGGCAGGCGCGTCCTGCTCGTCCTCGGGCGCGTCCTCGAGTTCGGCCTCTGTGTCGGATTCGTTCTCGCTCATGCTTCGTCCGCGATGCGGATGAGTTCGTTTAGCTTGGCGGTTCGCTCGCCGCCGACCGCGCCCGTCTTGATGAACGGCGCGTCGGTCGCGACGGCGAGGTGTGCGATGGTCGCGTCCTCGGTCTCGCCGCTCCGGTGGGAGACGACCGCGTCGTACCCGTTCCGGGAAGCGAGTTCGATGGCGTCGAACGCCTCGGAGAGCGTGCCGATCTGGTTCGGCTTCACGAGGATGCTGTTGGCAGCGCCCTCGTCGATGCCGCGCTGGAGACGCTCCGTGTTCGTTACGAACAGGTCGTCCCCGCAGACGAGCGTGCGGTCGCCCACGCGCTCGGTCAACTCGGCGAACGCCTCGAAGTCGTCCTCGTCGAGCGGGTCCTCGACGTACGCGAGGTCGTACTCGTCGACGAGGTCGGCGACGTAGTCGACCTGCTCGGCGGTCGAGCGGTGCTCGTCGCCGAACACGTACTCGTCACCGTCGTAGCGCTCGGCGGCCGCGAGGTCGAGGCCGATGCGAATCTCGAAGCCGAACTCCTCGGCCACGTCGCTCGTCGCCTCGTCCACGATTTCGAACGCGGTGGCGTCGTCGATGGACGGCGCCCACGCGCCCTCGTCGCCTTTCGCGGCGGCCTCGCCGCGCTCCTCTAAGAGGTCGCCGACGCGCTCGTGCACGGCGGCGTTCGCGAACACGGCCTGCCGGACGCTCGGTGCGCCGACGGGCGCCGCGAGGAACTCCTGAATCGCGGTCGCGTCGGCGGCGTGCTCGCCGCCCCCGACCACGTTCCCGAGCGGCACGGGGAAGTTCCGACCGCGGAACGCGCCCCCGAGGTGCTGGTACAGCGGCGCACCGAGGACGTCCGCGGCGGCCTTCGCGACGGCCATGCTGACGGCGACGGCGCTGTTCGCGCCGACCTCGGAGAAGTCCTCCGTGCCGTCGGCCGCGCGAAGCGCCGAATCGACGCTGCGCTGGTCGCCCGCGAACTCGCGTCCCTCCAATCGGGGCGCGATTCGCTCGCGGGCTGCCGCAATCGCCTCGTCGACGGGGAGTTCGATGGCCTCGTACTCGCCCGTGCTCGCGCCCGACGGCGCGGCGGCACGACCGAACCCACCGCTCTCCGTCGACACCTCGGCCTCCACGGTCTTGTTGCCGCGGGAGTCGAGTATCGGGCGGAACCGGACGGCCTCGATGCGCGTCATCTCAGTTCTCCCTCCGGACCGTGAACGGGAGCGCGTCCGCGTCGTACTCCTCGGCCGCGATGAGGATGGGCTCGGTCTGGTCGGTGTCGACCAGCACCGGCGCCCCGTACGACACCTGCAGCGCTCGCGCGCCGATGATGCGCGCCTTCTCGTACCGGCTGAATTGCTGTGACTCGGTCATTGGTAGGGGGAAACCACGTCCACGAGGTCCTGGTGGGAGACCAGCATGCGTCGACAGCAGTGCCGGTCCACGCCGAGGTCGTCCAGCACGTCCGCTGGGTCCTCGTCGCCGTCGTGCGACTCGGCGCGTGCCTTGAACTCCTCCCAGTACTCGCCGACGACGTTACCGCACGTGAAACACCGGACTGGTACCATCATGGCTTGGTCACCTCAGCGGTAGGACTTCTGGTAGCGGGCGCGAGCACCGGGGCCGCCCCACTTCTTGGACTCGGACTGCCGGACGTCGTTGACCAGCAGACTCCGGTCGAACTCCCGGTAGGCGTCGCGGAGCTCCGCGTCGCCGAGGTGCTCGACCAGACCGCGCGCGATGGCGGTGCGGACGGCGTCAGCCTGCCCCGCGAAACCGCCACCGGACACGTCGATGTCCACGTCGACGTCGTCGCGGAGGTCCTCGCCGGCGATGCGGAACGGCTCCAGCATCTTCAGGCGGGACATCTCCGGCTCGACGAGTTCGACGGGCTGGGAGTTGATTCGCACGCGACCCTTCCCGTCGCTCACGGTGGCGCGAGCGACAGCCGTCTTCTTCTTACCGGACGTGTTGGTTACCATGTGACGTTAGCCCCCAGTTCTTCGGAGACTTCGCCGAGGGTGACGAAGCGAATGTTCGAGAGTCGGTCCAGCGACGTTCCCTCGAGGATTTCGCCGTCCTCGTCAGTCGGGTTGCCGACGTAGACGCGGACGTTCTCGAGTGCCTCGCGACCGCGGTCCTTCTTGTACGGAAGCATCCCGCGAATCGCGCGCTTGAAGATTCCGTCGGGGCGCTTCGGGTAGTACGGACCGCTGTCGGAGCCGAGCTCCGCGCGCTTGTTGTACGTCCCGAAGACGTCGTCTTTGGTGCCGGTGATGATGGTCTGCTCGGCGTTGACGACGGCGACCGTCTCGCCGTCGAGGGCGCGTTCGGCGACGTTCGTCGCGACGCGACCCATGATGCAGTCCCGAGCGTCGACGACCACGTCGGCGTCGAACTCTGCGAGACTCATCGAATCACCCGCACGTCGTTCCCGTCGGGGTTCTGTTCGACTGCCTGTTCCAGATGGACGGCCTCGCCGTCGGCGTGCTCGATTTTCGTCTCCGCGCTGCCGGAGAAGTCCACGGCAGCGATGGTGACTGACTTTCGAAGCGCGCCGGACCCCAGCACCTTGCCGGGGACGACGACGGTCTCGTCCTCGTTCGCGTATCGTTCGATGCGACTCAGGTTCACCTCGGCGTGCGTGCTCCGGGGCTTCTCCAGCCGGCCGGCCACGTCCTGCCAGACGTCCGCACCCGAATCTCGGGAGACGGATTTCAGTTCGGCGATGAGACTGCTGAGTCTCGGACTTGTCTTGCTCATGCTCCTAACTCTCGGAAATTGTGAGAAGTGGAGTGCAGGGAGCAGGATTTGAACCTGCGAACCCCTACGGGACAGCGCCCTGAACGCTGCGCCTTTGGCCTAACTTGGCTATCCCTGCACGGCCGCGGTGGCGCTTCACTTCTCAGTTGCCCCCGACCCTTCTTACCGATTTCGATTGCCGGACCCGAGGCTCCCGGGGCAGGAGCGGTCGCCGGCGCGGTAGTGTGGGTCGGATTGGGCATCGTGTTTAGTTTACAGTTGGACTGCCTGTTCGAGTTCGTCCGCTCGGTCGACCAGGGTGTCGACCGCTCGGAGAACCAGTTCGGTGACGGGCATCGAGCCGTCGGACTCCACGTGGAAGACGAACGCGCCCGAGACGTCCTCGACCTCGACCTCCTTGCCGGGGTACCGGTTCGTGAGGTCGTTGTCGAACTCGTCGGTCTGGACGTACTCGCCGTCCTCCTCGATGACGCCGCGGAGAATCTCCGGCTCCTCGTCCTCGTACTCCGCGCGGTCGCCGACCACGTTCACCGTCTGCAGGTGGCGGTAGCCGACCGCGACGCCGCCCTGGTGTTTGGCGTGGTCGCGACCGTGCGCGAGCACGGCGTCCGCTTCGAGTTCGAGGCGCTGGTCGTCTTTCAACTCGATGATGGGCACGTTCTTGTCCGCGGGTTCGACGTCCGGGTCGGAACTCACGAGGTCACCGGAGTACGCGGTACCCGGGCCCTCGACGTCGAGCGCGAGCGTCACCGAGTCGCCCACCTCGAAGTCGTCGGGCGTGGTGAGCGGCACCAGCCCGAGCCGAAGCGCGAGCTGTTCGTCGAACATCACGCTCGAGTTCTCCACGAACCGCACGTCGTCGATGGAGAGCGTCGGCACGTCGGCGAGAATCGCTCGCCGGATGCCGTTCGCGAACGCGGGCGTGATGTTGTGGACGACGAACAGGGCTTCCCGGTCGCCTTTGTCGACGAATTCGACGTCGAAGTCCGTGCTCATGGCTTAGTACCCGCTGTTCTTCGGTGGTCGCGTCCCGTCGTGGGGAATCGGGGTCACGTCCTCGATGCGGCCGATTTCGAGTCCGGCGCGAGCCATCGCTCGAATCGCGGCCTGCGCGCCCGGCCCGGGGCTCCGCTGCAGGTTGCCACCGGGGCCGCGGACGCGAACGTGAACCTTCTCGATGCCCTGTTCGAGGACGTTCTCTGCGAGCTGTTCGGCCATCTGCATCGCGGCGTACGGGGACGCCTCGTCACGGTTCTGCTTCACCACGGAGCCACCACTGGACTTCGCGAGCGTCTCGGCGCCCGTCTCGTCCGTGACGGTCATGATGGTGTTGTTGAACGAGGCGTGGATGTGCGCGATGCCCCATTTGGTTTCGTCAGCCATTGTTGGTCACTCCTGTGCACCGGCGCGAGCCGGGTGCAGTTCGTCGGTGAGTTCGCTCGTCTCGTCGAACGCGATGGCGTCCTCCTCGCTGACCTCGACCTTGTAGGACGGCGCCGTGACGCGGCGACCGTCGACCGTGATGTGGCCGTGGTTGAGGAACTGACGGGCCTGCGAGACCGTGTTCGCGAGGCCGTCGCGGTAGACGATGGTCTGGAGGCGTCGTTCGAGGACGTCCGTCACGTCGAGGGACAGGACGTCGTCGAGGCCTTCCTCAGCGGAGAGGATGCCGATGCGCTGCAGACGCGTGACGAACTCGTCGCCGGAGACCTCGCCCGTCTGCCCGAGCAGGCTCCGTGCTTCGCGGCGGTAGTCGCGCAGTTCGGACTGCGCTCGCCACAGCTCTTCTTTGTTCTTCAGGCCGTAGCGCGAGAGGAGGTCGGACTCCTCCGCGATACGCTCGCCCTGATACGGGTGGTTCGGCGTCTCGTAGAACTTGGTGTTCTCGCCAGGGAGACCCATTACTCCTCACCTCCCTCTTCTTCTGCCTGTTCTTCCTTGATAGCCTCGACGTTCACGCCGATGGTACCCTCGGTACGACCGGTGGACTTCGTGCGCTGACCGCGGACCTTCTGTCCGCGCTCGTGGCGGATGCCCTTGTACGAGCGGATCATCCGCATGCGGTTGATGTCTTGGTCGCGCGTGAGTTCCACGTCGTTGCCCGTGATGTGCTGGGTGTCGCCGGTGTAGAAGTCGTTCCGGCGGTTCGCCAGCCAGTCCGGGGCGTGTTCCGTGAACCCGTCGACGGCTTCGGTGACGCTCTCGATGGCGTCCTCGTCGAGGCGGCCGAAGGTAGCGGAGCGGTCGACGCCCGCTTCCTCGGCGATGACCCGCGCGACTCGACGGCCGACGCCGTCGAGTTCCGCGAGGGCGCGCTCGACGGTCTTCGTCCCGTCGAGGTCTGTCTGACCGATGCGGACGAAGTATCGAATGTCCTCGTCCGCGTCCTGTTGTTCTTCCGAACTCATGATTGGTGTGTTGCGGAAAGGCGTCGTGGCGGGGATTTGAACCCCGGAGGCTTACGCCACAGAGTTAGCAACCCTGCGCCTTGACCAGGCTAGGCTACCACGACACGGCTTTCTTGGTGTATCTTCGCCCTCTCGGACTCGGGACCCGTGCCCCTACAGTGACTGCACTCGTGAGAACTCGTGGCCCGTACTTAAACATCACGAAAGCAAGGTGGCGTCTCGGCACTCCCCAGACCGAGCCAGTAGCCGACTACGCGTCGAGTACGTCCACGTACTCGTCGTTTATCTCCCAGCCGCCGTCGCCGTCCTCGACCATGTACTCGCCGTAGTACGGGACGCGCTCGTCGACGGTCTCGCGGAACGCCTCGCGAATCTCTGGTCTCGTCATGTCGCCCATCGACCGCAGGTCGTCGTTCCGGTTCAGACACCCCTTCAGGTATCCTTCGTGCGTGACGCGCACGCGATGGCAGTTCGCGCAGAACTCCTCGTTGCCCACCGGGTCGACGATTTCGACCATCCCGCCGCCCGAATCGGCGTCCTCGCCGCCCACCCAGTAGCGCTTCCGGTCGTGCATCTCCCGGGTCTCCACGCGCTCGGCGCGCTCCGCCAGCCAGTCGTGGACGTCGCCGATGTCCACCGCCCACTCCGGCTTCCCGACGAGTTCCGGCATGAACTCGATGAGTTGGAGCTGTAGACCGTCGTTCTCGGCGACGTGGTCGACCATCTCCGGGACGTATCCCGCCGTCTTCTCGAACACGACCATGTTCAGTTTCACCGGGTCGAGGCCCGCGTCCACCGCTGCGCGAACGCCCTCGAGTACGCGCTCGTAGGTCGAACTCTGCGTCAGCGCCTTGAAGTCCGCCGGGTCGAGGGCGTCCTGCGAGACGTTCACCCGTTCCAGTCCTGCGTCCACCAGTCCCTCCGCACGTCCCGAGAGGAACGTCCCGTTCGTCGTCATCGACACCGCCATCGAGTCGGGCGCCCGACGCACGATTTCTTCTAGGTCGTCCCGCAGCATCGGTTCGCCGCCCGTGAGTTTCACGCTGTCCACGCCGAACTCGCTGGCGACCTCCAGGAACCGGACCACGTCGTCCGCCGTCATCTCGTGGTCCCGGGGGTCCATCGGGCCACGCGTGTCTCCCAACCCCTCGTTGTGACAGTAGACGCAATCGAAGTTACAGCGGTCGGTGAGGGAGACGCGGACCCCGGACACCTCGCGCCCGAACGAGTCCGAGAGCATGCTACTGTATCCCACGTACAGACGTTTAAATCCGCGGGTGAAACCGCCCGAAGCGTAACCGTTCGTGGTTACGTGCCGTCGCTCGCGTCCGCTACTCGGGATCGTTCGTCACAATCCTTATCGGCGCACCGCGTCCTACTCGGAGCCATGAACGAAGCCGACGTCCTCGACCTCCTCGAAGCCGTCGAGGACCCCGCGCTCGGCGACGACATCGTCTCGCTGGGCCTCGTCAACGACCTCGACGTCGACGGCGACACCGTCACCATCTCGCTTGCACTCGGCGCGCCCTACTCGCCGACCGAGACAGATATCGCCGGCCGCGTCCGCGAAGTGCTCCACGCCGAAGGCCTCGAAACCGACCTCACGGCCGCCATCCCCGACCGCACCGGCGACGACGTCCTCCCCGGCGTCAAGAACGTCGTCGCCGTCGCCTCCGGCAAGGGCGGCGTCGGCAAGTCCACCGTCGCCGTCAACCTCGCTGCGGGCCTCGCCGACCGCGGTGCGCGCGTCGGCCTCTTCGACGCCGACATCTACGGGCCCAACGTCCCACGGATGGTCGACGCCGACGACCACCCGCAGGCCACCGAGAGCGAGACCATCGTCCCGCCCGAGAAGTTCGGCATGAAACTCATGAGCATGGCGTTCATGGTCGGCGAAGACGACCCCGTCATCTGGCGCGGCCCGATGATCCACAAAGTCATCACGCAACTCATCGAGGATGTCGAGTGGGGCTACCTCGACTACCTCGTCGTCGACCTCCCGCCGGGAACCGGCGACACCCAACTCACGCTACTCCAGACCGTCCCGCTCACCGGCGCCGTCGTCGTCACCACCCCGCAGGACGTCGCCGTCGACGACGCCCGCAAAGGCCTCCGCATGTTCGGCCGCCACGACACCACCGTCCTCGGCATCGCCGAGAACATGAGCACCTTCGTCTGCCCCGACTGCGGCGACGAACACGACATCTTCGGGAGCGGCGGCGGCCGCGAGTTCGCCGACGACAACGACCTCCCGTTCCTCGGCTCCATCCCCCTCGACCCGAGCGTCCGCTCCGGGAGCGACGACGGCGAACCGGTCGTCCTCGACGACGACAACGACACCGGCGGCGCGTTCCGCGACCTCACCGCCGAAACCGCCGACATGCTCGGCCTCGTCAACCGACGGAGCGTCGCCGATGACTGAATTCGACGATCACGAGAAACGCGACGCCCTCCGCGAGGTAGCGAACGAACTCCGGAACGAGGACTCCGAAGAAGCCGAACGCGTCGCCGCCATCGTCCACCGCGTCAGCGACATCTACGCCGACGACGAGGACGTCGACGCCCAGCACGTCTACCTCAACATGCGGAACATCCTCGAAATCTCGGAGCAGGGCGGAATCGACCGTTAGGTCAGCGACGCTTTCGGCGCCGCCACAGCCCGAGCCCACCGACGACCAACACCACGGTCGCGACCGCGCCAATCCGCGAAGCGCGCTCGGAGATCGGTTTCACGTCCGGCCCCTGGTCGCGGTACTTTTTGGCTGACTCGTTCTCGTAGTAGACCTCCTCGTTCATGTCCGAGAGGTTCGGGACCTCCTCGAAGGCGCGCTCCCACGAGCGGTCGGTGCCGTTCGGATTCGCGACGAACTCCTCCCGGTCGAATTTCCCGTCCGAGCGCTTCCAGTGCTCGTACAACTTGAGTTCCCCGACGACTGTCTCGCCCGGCGATTCCTCCAATGGGACGTGGTAGACGAGCGTGTGGTTGTCTGGACGGTTTGGTAGGTCTCGTGAAGTTGGCGTTTCGAACGTTTTCACTAATAATGAAGGGTAATACGACCGGTTGGCCGGATTCGTCGCCGTCACTTCGAGAGTCGTTTCGCCACTACTCTGATTTCGAAGTACTTCCACGTCGGTGATGTACGGCGATGGGAACCCGCCCTCTTCGGACTCGTCGAATCGTTCGGTGAAATTGAACACTGCAGTACCGGCGTAGGTACCTGCTCGCACGGTGTGGTTCTCGGCGGTTACGTCGATCCAGCCGGTGATATTGCTCTGTGCAGAGAATGTCTCACCAGGTGCTATTCGCTCACTCGGCAGATTTCGAACTGTTCTGTCGTCGACCTGAATCCCGTATCCAGCCTTCGTTTTCTTTTCACCTACGTTCTCCGCCGAGACGCAGACCAACCGTTCAGACTGGTCGAACGTGATTGTGTATTGTACTTCTATTTCGCCGAGTGTTTCGACGCCCGTCCAGACCTCTCCTTGACAGTTCTGCTCAGACCGAAGATTCGTGCCGCTAGCCGGCGCGACTGCCGAAAAGAGGACCAGTCCTGCCAAGACGAGAGCAGCAGTCTTACTCGTACCCAACATCTGATTCGTTCACGTGATTAGAGATGAAGTTTTTAGATTCTTCGGTTGTAAGAAAGACGTCCGCGCTCTCTTCGACTGTGATTTCTCGCGTCTGTGTCTGTACTTGTCCCTTCTGGCCACTGCTCGGTGAGCGGAGTCGGGTCCGGAGTTCGACTGTCGCAGTTACTGACGTTCGGACCACGTTCGACGGGTTCGCCGGGTCCGAAACTTGCTCGAGCGAGGTTCCAGCGTCGAGACGCATCATCCACTGCTTCGTCGGCTCCGTCTCGCCGACGCGCACGTCGGCGTTCGACGTGTAGATTAACTTCGCTCGGTCGCTTTCCACTGTTTCGTACGGCAACCACTCGTACTCCGCTGACTGTGTCTGCACGGTCTTCGACGCGAGGTACGTCCGTTCCGTTCGCTCGTGGTGCGTCGTGACAGAGTACTCGTACTGGCGCTCGTAATCGGCGTTCTCGACTTTCACGCTTCGCCGCGCGCCGGTCT
The nucleotide sequence above comes from Halobacterium litoreum. Encoded proteins:
- a CDS encoding 30S ribosomal protein S13 — its product is MSSEEQQDADEDIRYFVRIGQTDLDGTKTVERALAELDGVGRRVARVIAEEAGVDRSATFGRLDEDAIESVTEAVDGFTEHAPDWLANRRNDFYTGDTQHITGNDVELTRDQDINRMRMIRSYKGIRHERGQKVRGQRTKSTGRTEGTIGVNVEAIKEEQAEEEGGEE
- the moaA gene encoding GTP 3',8-cyclase MoaA, translating into MLSDSFGREVSGVRVSLTDRCNFDCVYCHNEGLGDTRGPMDPRDHEMTADDVVRFLEVASEFGVDSVKLTGGEPMLRDDLEEIVRRAPDSMAVSMTTNGTFLSGRAEGLVDAGLERVNVSQDALDPADFKALTQSSTYERVLEGVRAAVDAGLDPVKLNMVVFEKTAGYVPEMVDHVAENDGLQLQLIEFMPELVGKPEWAVDIGDVHDWLAERAERVETREMHDRKRYWVGGEDADSGGGMVEIVDPVGNEEFCANCHRVRVTHEGYLKGCLNRNDDLRSMGDMTRPEIREAFRETVDERVPYYGEYMVEDGDGGWEINDEYVDVLDA
- a CDS encoding 30S ribosomal protein S4, which gives rise to MGLPGENTKFYETPNHPYQGERIAEESDLLSRYGLKNKEELWRAQSELRDYRREARSLLGQTGEVSGDEFVTRLQRIGILSAEEGLDDVLSLDVTDVLERRLQTIVYRDGLANTVSQARQFLNHGHITVDGRRVTAPSYKVEVSEEDAIAFDETSELTDELHPARAGAQE
- a CDS encoding 30S ribosomal protein S11; protein product: MADETKWGIAHIHASFNNTIMTVTDETGAETLAKSSGGSVVKQNRDEASPYAAMQMAEQLAENVLEQGIEKVHVRVRGPGGNLQRSPGPGAQAAIRAMARAGLEIGRIEDVTPIPHDGTRPPKNSGY
- a CDS encoding 50S ribosomal protein L18e, which encodes MSKTSPRLSSLIAELKSVSRDSGADVWQDVAGRLEKPRSTHAEVNLSRIERYANEDETVVVPGKVLGSGALRKSVTIAAVDFSGSAETKIEHADGEAVHLEQAVEQNPDGNDVRVIR
- a CDS encoding Mrp/NBP35 family ATP-binding protein, producing MNEADVLDLLEAVEDPALGDDIVSLGLVNDLDVDGDTVTISLALGAPYSPTETDIAGRVREVLHAEGLETDLTAAIPDRTGDDVLPGVKNVVAVASGKGGVGKSTVAVNLAAGLADRGARVGLFDADIYGPNVPRMVDADDHPQATESETIVPPEKFGMKLMSMAFMVGEDDPVIWRGPMIHKVITQLIEDVEWGYLDYLVVDLPPGTGDTQLTLLQTVPLTGAVVVTTPQDVAVDDARKGLRMFGRHDTTVLGIAENMSTFVCPDCGDEHDIFGSGGGREFADDNDLPFLGSIPLDPSVRSGSDDGEPVVLDDDNDTGGAFRDLTAETADMLGLVNRRSVADD
- a CDS encoding DNA-directed RNA polymerase subunit D, which produces MSTDFDVEFVDKGDREALFVVHNITPAFANGIRRAILADVPTLSIDDVRFVENSSVMFDEQLALRLGLVPLTTPDDFEVGDSVTLALDVEGPGTAYSGDLVSSDPDVEPADKNVPIIELKDDQRLELEADAVLAHGRDHAKHQGGVAVGYRHLQTVNVVGDRAEYEDEEPEILRGVIEEDGEYVQTDEFDNDLTNRYPGKEVEVEDVSGAFVFHVESDGSMPVTELVLRAVDTLVDRADELEQAVQL